The following proteins are co-located in the Vigna unguiculata cultivar IT97K-499-35 chromosome 9, ASM411807v1, whole genome shotgun sequence genome:
- the LOC114164140 gene encoding phosphatidylinositol 4-kinase alpha 1 isoform X1: protein MEALIELCDLIAQNPSQFSEKLSWICGKCPPPEYLSAGSPRVSRSQLNAVLAVSRFLSKCPDSSDLRPKSVVVEFLRAVPHSFTQSFWPHPFNVDSVASFFVDFTGYVSKAAKASLDFAEELTLFAGEVIISAIGEPRSSIARAFLAGVSQNYIPISSSDANRLVTCLIDQFSAHTVAVQCTPRELLIAENASSQSSPISVNHQPLTNYNGSPGNDNTSGSSSSVASKAADDGSTASSRGGVNGPHHVYRSSADLLALNLGLNDGNLGPISSTQQVISFEEESVEFLERQEIAFNLIAHVLENVHIESGLLEQVRLIGKKQIQSLSVFLKIRKRDWHEQGSLLKARINTKLSVYKAAVNLKIKSLSALDSDSRSVKRLVYEAVAILIDAAEACLLSGWRKLRSCEELFDSLLLGVGQIAVARGGQPLRILLIRLKPIVLNVCAQPDTWSNNQGTMFESVAKASCKIIESCWEKERAPVDTYIMGLATSIRERNDYEEQENQEKPPVPFVQLNVIRLFAELSVAVNKSELVDVILPLFIESLEEGDASTPSLLRLRLLDAVSRMASLGFDKSYRETVVLMTRSYLNKLSNVGSAESKTEAAEATTERVETLPAGFLVIAGGLTGDRLRSDFRHRLLSLCSDVGLAAEAKSGSSGADFLGPLLPAVAAICSDFDPTLNAEPSLLKLFRNLWFYIALFGLAPPIQKNPVTTKSVSTTLNSVGNTGAISLQAVNGPYMWNVEWSSAVQRISQGTPPLVVSSVKWLEDELELNALHNPGSRQGSGNEKAALSQRSALSAALGGRVDVTAMTTISGVKATYLLAVAFLEIIRFSSNGGILNGGTTIDAARSAFTCVFEYLKTPNLMPAVFQCLTAIVHRAFETAVLWLEERVSEIGHDAETRDSVLTMHTCFLVKSLSQREDHIRDIAENLLTQLRDKFPQVLWYSSCIDSMLFSFTDDSSTTVINDPAWTATVRTLYQRIVRDWIIKSLSSAPCTSQGLLQDKLCKANTWQRAQPTIDVVLLLSEIKIGTGKNEWPIQTANIPAVMAAAAAASGANLKVSESFNLDVISSGKCNQAAATVKCNHAGEIAGMRRLYNSIGGFQSGAAPPGGLGLGAGLQRIISGAFPQHPQAEDDSFNGMLLNKFVRLLQQFVNVAEKGGEVVRSEFRDTCSQATVLLLSHLSSGSKSNMEGFSQLLRLLCWCPAYISTHDAMETGVFIWTWLVSAAPELGALVLAELVDAWLWTLDTKRGLFASEARFSGPAAKLRPHLSPGEPEPQPDINPVEQIIAHRLWLGFLIDRFEVIRHQSVEQLLLLGRLLQGTTKLPWNFSHHPAATGTFFTLMLLGLKYCSCQFQGNLQKFHLGLQLLEDRIYRAALGWFAFELEWYDTNYSNFAQCEAQSVSLFVQYLSNMKVDTVQVGSKGNGQENGNSLTDTSDLYHPVWGQMENYASGREKRRQLLLMLCQYEADRLDVWAQPTNTKEMGSRPKISADKWVEYTRTAFSVDPRIALSLASRFPTNTFIKTEVTQLVQENIVDVRNIPEALPFFITPKAVDDNSVLLQQLPHWAPCSITQALEFLTPAYKGHPRVMAYVLRVLESYPPGPVTFFMPQLVQSLRHDDQKLVEGYLLRAAQRSDIFAHILIWHLQGETVPEPGKDPNSGKSGAFLELLPAVRQRIIDGFRGKALDIFRREFDFFDKVTSISGVLYPLPKEERRAGIRRELEKIELDGEDLYLPTAPNKLVTGIRTDSGIPLQSAAKVPIMITFNVVDRDGDRSDEKPQACIFKVGDDCRQDVLALQVISLLSDIFEAVGINLYLYPYGVLPTGPERGIIEVVPNSRSRSQMGETTDGGLFEIFQQDFGPVGSASFEAARQNFIISSAGYAVASLLLQPKDRHNGNLLFDNVGRLVHIDFGFILETSPGGNMRFESAHFKLSHEMTQLLDPSGVMKSDTWSQFLSLCVKGYLAARRRMDGIITTVALMLDSGLPCFSRGDPIGNLRKRFHPEMSEREAANFMTHVCKDAYNKWTTAGYDLIQYLQQGIEK from the exons ATGGAGGCGTTAATCGAGTTATGCGACCTCATTGCGCAGAATCCGTCGCAATTCTCCGAGAAGCTCTCGTGGATATGCGGTAAATGTCCTCCGCCGGAGTACCTATCGGCGGGATCTCCTAGGGTTTCGCGTTCTCAGCTCAATGCCGTCCTCGCCGTTTCGCGCTTCCTCTCAAAGTGCCCCGATTCTTCCGATCTGCGCCCAAAGTCCGTCGTCGTCGAGTTCCTACGCGCCGTTCCCCATTCCTTCACTCAGTCCTTCTGGCCCCACCCTTTCAACGTGGATTCCGTGGCCTCTTTTTTCGTCGATTTCACCGGCTACGTCTCCAAGGCCGCGAAAGCGTCGCTGGATTTTGCCGAGGAGCTCACTCTCTTCGCCGGCGAAGTAATCATTTCCGCGATCGGCGAACCGCGCTCCAGCATTGCTAGGGCTTTCTTGGCCGGTGTGTCGCAGAACTATATCCCAATTTCGTCGTCCGATGCCAACAGATTGGTGACTTGTTTAATCGATCAATTCTCCGCGCATACTGTTGCTGTTCAATGCACTCCGAGGGAACTGCTCATTGCGGAAAATGCATCGTCTCAGAGCTCGCCCATCAGTGTAAACCACCAACCCCTGACCAATTACAATGGCAGTCCCGGGAACGATAATACTTCGGGTTCCTCGAGCAGTGTGGCTTCGAAGGCTGCGGATGATGGTAGCACGGCGTCCTCGAGAGGGGGGGTGAACGGCCCCCACCATGTTTATAGGTCTAGTGCTGATCTATTGGCTCTGAATTTGGGTTTAAATGATGGTAATCTTGGACCAATCTCGTCTACCCAGCAAGTTATTTCCTTCGAGGAAGAGTCTGTGGAGTTCTTGGAGAGGCAGGAGATAGCTTTTAACTTGATTGCTCACGTGCTGGAAAATGTCCACATTGAGTCCGGACTTTTGGAGCAGGTTAGGTTAATTGGGAAGAAGCAGATACAGTCCTTGTCTGTTTTTCTGAAG ATCAGGAAGAGGGATTGGCATGAGCAGGGGTCACTTTTAAAAGCCAGGATTAATACGAAACTTTCAGTTTATAAAGCTGCAGTGAACCTGAAAATCAAGAGCCTTTCGGCACTGGATTCTGATTCAAGGTCTGTTAAGAGGTTGGTTTATGAGGCAGTTGCAATTTTAATAGATGCTGCTGAGGCATGCTTACTCTCTGGATGGCGAAAGTTGAGATCGTGTGAAGAGCTCTTCGATTCATTGCTTCTAGGGGTAGGACAAATTGCTGTTGCTCGAGGAGGACAGCCGCTGCGCATTTTGCTCATTCGCCTGAAGCCAATTGTTCTCAACGTCTGCGCCCAG CCTGATACCTGGAGTAACAACCAGGGGACCATGTTTGAGAGTGTCGCAAAGGCCAGCTGTAAGATTATTGAATCATGCTGGGAAAAGGAGCGAGCCCCTGTAGACACGTACATAATGGGATTAGCGACAAGCATACGGGAACGGAATGATTATGAAGAGCAG GAAAACCAAGAGAAACCTCCAGTACCTTTTGTACAGCTTAATGTTATACGCCTGTTCGCTGAGCTGAGTGTTGCAGTCAACAAATCTGAGCTGGTAGATGTGATATTACCTCTTTTTATTGAAAGTCTAGAAGAGGGTGATGCTTCAACGCCTAGTTTGTTGAGACTCCGA CTTCTTGACGCTGTGTCTCGAATGGCCAGTTTAGGTTTTGACAAATCTTACCGTGAAACAGTGGTTTTGATGACTAGAAGTTACTTGAACAAACTGTCAAATGTAGGATCAGCTGAAAGCAAAACAGAGGCTGCTGAAGCCACGACTGAGCGAGTTGAG ACTCTACCTGCAGGATTTCTTGTTATTGCTGGTGGTCTGACTGGTGATAGATTGCGCTCAGATTTTCGTCATCGATTGCTCTCCCTATGTTCAGATGTTGGTTTAGCTGCGGAGGCTAAAAGTGGAAG CAGTGGAGCAGATTTCCTGGGTCCACTGCTGCCTGCAGTTGCTGCAATTTGTTCTGATTTTGATCCTACTTTAAATGCGGAGCCATCACTTTTAAAACTATTTCGCAACCTATGGTTCTATATTGCTCTTTTTGGCCTGGCACCACCAATACAGAAAAATCCAGTGACTACAAAGTCAGTTTCTACCACACTGAACAGTGTCGGAAACACCGGTGCAATTTCCCTCCAAGCTGTAAATGGACCATATATGTGGAATGTGGAGTGGTCTTCTGCTGTTCAACGAATTTCTCAGGGGACTCCTCCACTT GTTGTTAGCTCAGTGAAATGGCTTGAGGACGAGTTAGAATTAAATGCTTTGCACAACCCAGGTAGCCGTCAAGGCAGTGGCAATGAGAAAGCTGCTCTTTCCCAACGATCTGCTCTTTCTGCAGCTTTAGGAGGGAGAGTTGATGTCACAGCAATGACCACAATCTCAG GAGTGAAGGCGACTTACCTTCTTGCTGTAGCTTTTCTTGAAATCATCCGCTTCAGCAGCAATGGTGGAATCCTAAATGGTGGCACCACTATTGATGCTGCAAGAAGTGCCTTTACTTGTGTGTTTGAGTATCTCAAGACACCAAATTTAATGCCAGCTGTCTTTCAGTGTTTAACAGCAATTGTCCACAGGGCTTTTGAAACAGCTGTGTTGTGGCTG GAAGAACGAGTGTCTGAAATAGGGCATGACGCTGAGACCCGGGATTCAGTACTTACGATGCATACCTGTTTTCTAGTAAAGAGTCTGTCCCAGAGGGAGGATCATATACGAGATATTGCAGAGAACTTGTTGACTCAACTGAGAGACAAGTTTCCACAG GTTTTATGGTACTCTTCCTGCATAGACTCTATGCTATTTTCATTTACTGACGACTCTTCTACTACCGTCATCAATGATCCAGCTTGGACAGCCACAGTCCGTACCTTGTATCAGAGAATTGTTCGAGATTGGATAATTAAATCACTTTCAAGTGCTCCATGCACTAGCCAGGGCCTTCTTCAG GATAAACTTTGTAAAGCAAATACTTGGCAAAGAGCACAGCCCACAATTGATgttgttttacttttatctGAGATAAAAATTGGCACTGGGAAAAATGAATGGCCAATACAAACAGCAAATATTCCTGCAGTAATGGCTGCGGCAGCTGCAGCTTCCGGGGCAAACTTAAAAGTATCTGAGTCTTTTAACTTAGATGTTATCAGTTCTGGTAAGTGTAACCAAGCTGCAGCGACAGTTAAGTGCAACCATGCTGGAGAAATTGCTGGAATGAGAAGGTTGTATAACAGCATTGGTGGATTTCAATCCGGTGCTGCACCTCCTGGTGGTCTTGGACTTGGAGCTGGACTTCAGAGAATTATATCGGGAGCTTTTCCTCAGCACCCACAAGCTGAGGATGACTCTTTTAATGGAATGTTACTTAATAAGTTCGTGCGTTTACTTCAGCAGTTTGTCAACGTAGCAGAGAAAGGTGGGGAAGTGGTCAGATCTGAATTTCGTGATACTTGCTCTCAGGCCACTGTGCTGCTTTTGTCACATTTG AGTTCTGGATCCAAATCAAACATGGAGGGCTTCTCGCAACTTCTTCGTCTTCTTTGCTGGTGTCCTGCTTACATTTCCACCCATGATGCAATGGAAACTGGTGTTTTCATATGGACATGGTTGGTTTCTGCTGCACCAGAGCTTGGAGCTCTTGTTCTTGCCGAGCTTGTTGATGCATGGTTATGGACACTTGACACCAAGCGGGGTCTTTTTGCCTCTGAAGCAAGGTTTTCTGGACCTGCTGCAAAACTCAGGCCTCACCTGTCCCCTGGGGAGCCTGAACCGCAGCCTGACATTAATCCTGTTGAACAGATAATTGCTCATCGACTATGGCTTGGATTTCTTATTGATCGTTTTGAG GTAATTCGACATCAAAGCGTGGAGCAACTCCTGCTCCTTGGTAGGTTGCTGCAGGGGACAACAAAGCTTCCCTGGAATTTTTCACACCATCCTGCGGCCACTGGCACTTTTTTCACTCTGATGCTTCTAGGGCTCAAGTACTGCTCTTGCCAGTTTCAGGGAAATCTGCAAAAATTTCATCTGGGGCTTCAGCTGTTGGAAGATCGGATTTATAG GGCTGCTTTGGGTTGGTTTGCTTTCGAGCTTGAATGGTATGACACAAACTATTCAAACTTTGCTCAGTGTGAAGCCCAGTCTGTTTCTTTATTTGTTCAATACCTCTCGAATATGAAAGTAGATACCGTTCAAGTTGGGTCAAAAGGAAATGGACAAGAAAATGGGAACTCTTTGACTGACACG AGTGATCTCTATCATCCTGTTTGGGGTCAAATGGAAAACTATGCTTCAGGAAGAGAAAAGCGGAGGCAGCTACTTTTAATGCTATGCCAGTATGAGGCTGATAGGCTTGACGTCTGGGCACAGCCAACTAACACAAA AGAAATGGGTTCCCGACCCAAGATTAGTGCAGATAAATGGGTAGAATATACTAGGACTGCCTTCTCCGTGGATCCTAGGATTGCTTTATCTTTGGCCTCAAGGTTCCCTACCaatacatttataaaaacaGAAGTTACTCAGCTTGTACAG GAAAATATAGTGGATGTCCGCAACATACCAGAAGCATTACCTTTCTTTATCACCCCAAAGGCAGTTGATGATAATTCAGTGCTCTTGCAACAATTGCCTCATTGGGCTCCTTGTTCTATTACACAGGCTCTAGAGTTCCTTACTCCGGCATACAAGGGACATCCACGGGTAATGGCATATGTTCTAAGGGTTTTGGAATCCTATCCTCCTGGACCAGTGACTTTTTTCATGCCACAGCTGGTGCAGTCCTTGCGACATGATGACCAG aaattAGTTGAAGGTTATTTGCTTAGAGCTGCTCAAAGAAGTGATATATTTGCCCATATTCTTATCTGGCATTTGCAG GGTGAGACTGTACCTGAGCCAGGAAAAGACCCAAACAGTGGGAAG AGTGGTGCATTTCTTGAACTGCTGCCAGCTGTAAGGCAGCGCATAATTGACGGTTTTAGGGGAAAGGCACTTGACATATTTAGAAGAGAGTTTGATTTCTTTGACAAAGTTACATCCATCTCTGGTGTACTATATCCACTCCCTAAAGAAGAACGCCGAGCTGGTATCAGAAG GGAGTTGGAGAAAATTGAACTGGATGGCGAGGACCTTTATCTCCCAACAGCTCCTAACAAACTTGTTACGGGTATTCGAACTGATAGTGGTATTCCCTTACAATCAGCCGCCAAAGTCCCAATCATGATTACTTTTAATGTAGTAGATCGAGATGGGGACAGAAGTGATGAAAAGCCACAAGCTTGCATTTTCAAG GTCGGAGATGACTGTAGACAAGATGTTCTCGCCCTTCAAGTAATATCACTACTTAGTGATATATTTGAAGCTGTTGGAATTAATCTTTACTTATATCCTTATGGTGTTCTGCCAACTGGTCCTGAGAGAGGTATAATAGAG GTTGTGCCAAATTCGCGTAGTCGAAGTCAGATGGGGGAAACGACTGATGGAGGTTTGTTTGAGATATTTCAGCAAGACTTTGGACCTGTAGGATCTGCCAGTTTTGAGGCTGCACGCCAGAACTTCATCATTAGCAGTGCTGGTTATGCTGTTGCTAGTCTTTTGCTTCAACCAAAGGATAGACACAATGGCAACCTTCTCTTTGATAA TGTTGGAAGGCTAGTTCATATTGACTTTGGTTTCATCCTCGAAACTTCTCCGGGTGGGAATATGCGTTTCGAAAGTGCTCATTTTAAGCTGAGCCATGAGATGACACAATTATTAGATCCATCTGGTGTTATGAAGAGTGATACATGGAGCCAATTTTTAAG TTTGTGTGTGAAGGGGTACCTTGCAGCCCGACGACGTATGGATGGGATCATCACCACTGTAGCTTTGATGCTAGACAGTGGGTTGCCTTGCTTTAGCAGGGGTGATCCTATTGGCAATCTTCGGAAGAGATTTCATCCGGAGATGAGTGAGCGTGAAGCAGCCAATTTCATGACCCATGTTTGTAAAGATGCTTACAATAAGTGGACCACTGCTGGCTATGACTTGATACAGTATCTGCAGCAAGGCATCGAGAAGTGA